A single region of the Paludibacter jiangxiensis genome encodes:
- a CDS encoding right-handed parallel beta-helix repeat-containing protein, protein MKSFFLAGFMLASVSLFATNIYVSPSGNDAADASVSAPKATLSAALRDARNLRRLQKVAKDEAIHIILKGGTYFQYEPVFVRPEDNGTESSPTIIEAAAGELPVLSGGMKVTGWQKQGKFWVADVPDFNGIRLNFRQLWVNGAKAVRARDVADFTKMNTILKNDKKHQTLWVPASAVRTIAKAPHAELVIHQMWGVANLRIKSIIFHGDSAGVKFHNPESRIQFEHPWPSPTVGKPFNNSAFYLTNAIQLLDQPGEWFYDQDNGKLYYMPRPGEDMRKAEAIVPAIETLVNVEGTLEKPVQYITFKGIAFNHTTWTRPSEKGHVPLQAGMYLLEGYKLRPAGVPGNENKGIENQAWVGRPVAAVALLNTSKINFEGCRFEHLGSCALDVVRGSQSTTVEGCLFRDIAGNGLQIGSFSEEALESHLPYDPADIRVLCSGQNIKNNYITDVTNEDWGCVGIAAGFVRNINIEHNEINEVSYSGISVGWGWTKSVNAMRNNRIFANYIHHYAKHMYDVAGIYTLSVQTKSTISENVVDSIYSPSYAHDPKHWFYLYTDEGSSFITMKDNWTPSEKYLKNANGPGNTWENNGPQVSDSIKTRAGLEPKYLYLKKL, encoded by the coding sequence ATGAAGTCCTTCTTTCTTGCCGGTTTTATGCTGGCATCGGTTTCGCTTTTTGCAACTAATATCTATGTCTCTCCTTCGGGCAATGATGCTGCCGATGCTTCCGTGTCTGCGCCCAAAGCCACGCTCTCAGCGGCTCTGCGCGATGCCCGCAACCTGCGTCGTTTGCAGAAAGTAGCCAAAGATGAGGCGATTCATATTATTCTCAAAGGAGGAACTTATTTTCAGTACGAACCTGTTTTCGTTCGTCCCGAAGACAACGGAACGGAGAGCAGTCCTACCATCATTGAAGCCGCTGCCGGCGAATTGCCGGTTTTAAGTGGCGGCATGAAAGTGACCGGCTGGCAGAAGCAGGGAAAATTCTGGGTGGCCGATGTTCCTGATTTTAATGGTATTCGTCTTAATTTCCGTCAGTTGTGGGTGAATGGTGCTAAAGCAGTTCGTGCCCGTGATGTGGCCGATTTCACCAAAATGAATACCATTTTGAAGAACGACAAAAAACATCAAACCCTGTGGGTACCGGCATCGGCAGTCAGAACAATTGCCAAAGCACCTCATGCCGAACTGGTCATCCATCAGATGTGGGGAGTGGCCAACCTGCGCATCAAATCGATCATTTTTCACGGAGATTCGGCCGGCGTGAAATTCCATAATCCTGAGTCGCGTATTCAGTTTGAGCATCCGTGGCCTTCGCCTACCGTTGGTAAACCGTTCAACAATTCGGCGTTTTACCTGACCAATGCCATTCAACTGCTCGATCAACCGGGTGAATGGTTTTACGATCAGGACAACGGAAAACTTTACTACATGCCCCGCCCGGGCGAAGATATGCGCAAGGCCGAAGCCATCGTGCCAGCTATCGAGACGTTGGTAAACGTGGAGGGAACCCTGGAGAAACCGGTGCAATATATCACTTTCAAGGGAATTGCTTTCAATCATACCACCTGGACGCGTCCTTCGGAGAAAGGGCATGTACCTTTGCAGGCCGGAATGTATCTGCTCGAAGGGTATAAGCTTCGTCCCGCGGGAGTGCCGGGAAACGAAAACAAAGGAATTGAAAATCAGGCCTGGGTAGGACGGCCTGTTGCCGCTGTTGCCCTGCTAAACACGAGCAAAATTAATTTTGAAGGTTGCCGTTTTGAACATTTGGGTTCGTGCGCTTTGGACGTAGTGAGAGGTTCACAGTCCACCACGGTTGAAGGGTGTCTCTTCCGCGATATTGCAGGAAACGGATTGCAAATAGGCTCTTTCTCCGAAGAGGCTCTGGAAAGTCATCTTCCGTACGACCCGGCCGATATCCGGGTGCTTTGTTCCGGTCAAAATATTAAAAACAACTACATAACCGATGTAACGAACGAAGATTGGGGGTGTGTGGGCATTGCTGCCGGTTTTGTGCGAAACATCAATATTGAACATAACGAAATCAATGAGGTGTCTTATTCCGGTATCAGCGTAGGATGGGGATGGACAAAGAGCGTGAATGCCATGCGCAACAACCGCATTTTTGCCAACTATATTCATCATTATGCCAAACATATGTACGATGTGGCGGGCATTTATACGCTGTCGGTACAGACAAAATCCACTATTTCGGAAAACGTGGTGGACAGCATCTATTCTCCGTCGTATGCGCATGATCCCAAGCACTGGTTCTACCTC
- a CDS encoding vitamin B12 dependent-methionine synthase activation domain-containing protein → MQHTEFQTYSYTFEEVAPTVVEICDFLRLDPSEKEHPGIVFLEEILPELQSNKYIRGGYKILPVDELSIPDGQIVIADTSLRVERQVAGYLKGSEYAALFLCTAGDLFSELSTYLNDQNDFLEAYIVDTIGSLTVEKTMDKIQAALELKAAARGLEISNRYSPGYCNWHLSSQKALFSLIGENPSGISLTDSCLMQPIKSVSGIIGIGKTVTRKEYGCVVCQNENCIYRKIKQQI, encoded by the coding sequence ATGCAACATACAGAATTTCAAACATACAGTTATACTTTTGAGGAAGTTGCCCCCACGGTAGTGGAAATTTGCGATTTCCTGAGGTTGGATCCTTCGGAAAAGGAGCATCCGGGAATTGTGTTTCTGGAAGAGATTTTACCGGAGTTGCAATCGAACAAATATATTCGGGGTGGGTATAAAATTCTGCCGGTTGATGAACTGAGTATTCCTGACGGGCAAATTGTTATTGCGGATACAAGCCTGAGGGTGGAGCGTCAGGTGGCCGGTTACCTCAAAGGATCGGAGTATGCGGCGCTGTTTCTCTGTACGGCAGGCGATCTCTTTTCGGAGTTGTCGACATACCTGAATGATCAGAACGATTTTCTGGAAGCGTATATCGTGGATACCATCGGATCACTCACGGTGGAAAAAACGATGGACAAGATTCAGGCTGCTTTGGAACTGAAAGCGGCAGCCCGTGGCCTTGAGATCAGCAATCGATACAGTCCGGGTTATTGCAACTGGCACCTCTCGTCGCAGAAAGCATTGTTCAGCCTTATTGGCGAGAACCCGAGCGGTATTTCGCTTACCGACTCCTGCCTGATGCAACCGATCAAGTCTGTAAGTGGCATTATCGGGATTGGCAAAACCGTGACCCGCAAAGAATACGGCTGTGTTGTTTGCCAAAATGAAAACTGTATTTACCGGAAGATAAAACAACAGATTTGA